From bacterium, a single genomic window includes:
- a CDS encoding 1-acyl-sn-glycerol-3-phosphate acyltransferase, which translates to MIDDRAREKQSHGMLDLARLERVKLRRTPWGQLFMARLLRIDYAFPRKTEISLEGTEHLERGQSYVFAMNHTDRYNYWPFQYSLYRNKLGYTATWVKGKYYENNLMGAFMDAMNNIPLPSRGYVISTEFRRVVGRAPSSDEYRVLRDLADGLTNEAPDALVELVGDLKAFLRDFSELFERMIERVMELNRLALDLGQHLLVFPQGTRSVRLSRGHIGVAQVAQHLGVDIVPVGCNGSDALYPGASPFSSGGKVVYRIGAPIRLDGSELAPFRVTEPFQPFTLEAGIHREAFQGMTDVVMDHINELLDERYQYGEDRDSDGVSGMERFVAS; encoded by the coding sequence GTGATTGACGATCGCGCCCGCGAGAAGCAATCTCATGGGATGCTCGATCTCGCCCGTCTCGAACGTGTGAAGCTTCGTCGTACGCCCTGGGGCCAACTCTTCATGGCCCGGCTTTTACGGATCGACTACGCGTTTCCGCGCAAGACCGAGATCTCACTCGAAGGCACCGAACATCTCGAGCGCGGCCAGAGCTACGTCTTCGCGATGAACCACACGGATCGGTACAACTACTGGCCGTTCCAGTACAGCCTGTACCGCAACAAGCTCGGTTACACCGCAACCTGGGTGAAGGGCAAGTACTACGAGAACAATCTCATGGGCGCCTTCATGGATGCCATGAACAACATCCCGCTTCCTTCGCGGGGTTATGTGATCAGCACCGAATTCCGTCGCGTCGTGGGCCGCGCGCCGTCCTCGGACGAGTACCGGGTGCTTCGCGATCTCGCGGATGGCCTCACCAACGAGGCACCGGATGCCCTGGTTGAGTTGGTCGGAGACCTGAAGGCCTTCCTACGCGATTTTTCGGAGCTCTTCGAGCGGATGATCGAACGCGTGATGGAGCTGAACCGGCTGGCGCTGGACCTTGGGCAGCATCTGCTCGTGTTTCCCCAGGGCACGCGTTCGGTTCGGCTCTCGCGGGGGCATATCGGCGTGGCCCAGGTCGCGCAGCATCTGGGCGTGGACATCGTTCCGGTGGGCTGCAATGGCTCGGACGCCTTGTATCCCGGCGCGAGTCCCTTCTCCTCGGGCGGGAAGGTGGTGTATCGCATTGGCGCGCCGATTCGCCTGGATGGATCGGAGCTGGCGCCTTTTCGCGTGACCGAGCCTTTCCAGCCGTTCACGCTCGAGGCGGGAATCCACCGTGAGGCCTTCCAAGGGATGACGGATGTGGTGATGGATCACATCAACGAGCTCCTCGACGAGCGGTATCAGTACGGCGAGGATCGGGATTCCGATGGTGTGAGCGGAATGGAGCGCTTCGTCGCCAGCTGA
- a CDS encoding MAPEG family protein: MELPALVSVIALLEYMFFAFKVGLGRDKLGVPAPAVSGNPEWERLFRVQQNTLEQLIIFLPALWIFSLLIGPTLGAVIGIGFLVGRPIYFATYVKDPKSRTVGFLLGFLTNVILLLGSLGAAVYQLIS; the protein is encoded by the coding sequence ATGGAACTGCCGGCGCTGGTCAGCGTGATCGCTCTGCTCGAATACATGTTCTTCGCGTTCAAGGTCGGGCTTGGCCGTGACAAGTTGGGCGTTCCGGCCCCGGCGGTCTCGGGCAACCCGGAGTGGGAGCGGCTCTTCCGGGTCCAGCAGAACACCCTCGAACAACTGATCATCTTCCTCCCGGCGCTCTGGATCTTCTCTCTCCTGATCGGCCCGACCCTCGGCGCGGTGATCGGAATTGGCTTCCTCGTCGGCCGGCCGATCTATTTCGCGACCTATGTGAAGGACCCGAAGAGCCGGACCGTCGGCTTCTTGTTGGGGTTCCTCACGAACGTCATCCTGCTGCTCGGGAGCCTTGGAGCCGCGGTCTACCAGCTGATTTCGTAG